Proteins co-encoded in one Sporosarcina sp. FSL K6-1522 genomic window:
- a CDS encoding S-Ena type endospore appendage, with product MAKLGCCSNSGSVNDAVCTTVAITDGTAAISIWENTTNFMINGTILVENLGLTNAWDAGLLINGVTTPILTVPPGESASITVNNLTSIEIQGSGTGTVSTAVKVSFSLNYNF from the coding sequence TTGGCGAAATTAGGCTGTTGTTCAAATTCAGGTAGTGTCAATGATGCAGTTTGTACGACGGTAGCGATAACGGACGGTACTGCAGCAATATCGATTTGGGAAAATACGACGAACTTTATGATCAATGGCACCATCCTTGTAGAGAACTTGGGGTTAACAAATGCATGGGATGCCGGGCTGCTCATAAATGGAGTCACCACGCCCATTTTAACGGTCCCACCAGGCGAATCAGCTTCCATTACTGTCAATAATTTAACGAGCATTGAGATTCAAGGATCTGGAACAGGGACGGTTAGTACCGCGGTCAAAGTTTCTTTCTCATTAAACTATAATTTCTAA
- a CDS encoding NUDIX domain-containing protein, whose protein sequence is MSNEEALSQYDNRLFRTPDGYTSDIAVFTITSKQLTAHTPPNMTLKLLLIKRALLNAEGHPNIEAAKWALPGGFVQDNESGFEAAQRELEEETGVSGIHIQHFGVYDKPGRDPRGWMITNAHYAIVPEHALTARAANDDAAEVELFSIEDVLRLDLAFDHYDIIKEAIRCITNDLLQTTVAQNFLPKHFTYSELQALLLTVTKDPAIVSDQSFARKIKTLPFIQAVPGEKTQRTSKSPAQLYEFIDMDVMKPIYTARY, encoded by the coding sequence ATGTCTAATGAAGAAGCGCTAAGTCAATACGATAATCGTTTATTTCGAACGCCTGATGGCTATACGTCAGATATAGCCGTTTTCACAATTACATCGAAGCAACTCACAGCGCACACGCCACCTAACATGACGTTGAAGCTCTTACTCATTAAACGAGCCTTGCTCAATGCAGAAGGGCACCCTAATATTGAAGCGGCTAAATGGGCTTTGCCGGGAGGCTTTGTCCAGGACAATGAATCGGGTTTTGAAGCGGCGCAGAGAGAATTAGAGGAAGAGACCGGTGTAAGTGGCATTCACATTCAGCATTTTGGTGTCTACGACAAACCGGGGAGGGATCCGCGTGGTTGGATGATTACGAATGCACATTATGCAATTGTACCTGAACATGCGCTGACGGCAAGAGCAGCAAACGACGATGCGGCGGAAGTGGAATTGTTCTCCATTGAAGACGTCTTGCGATTGGACTTGGCGTTCGACCATTATGACATTATCAAAGAGGCAATTCGCTGCATTACAAACGACCTGCTACAAACAACAGTTGCCCAAAACTTTTTACCGAAGCACTTTACCTACTCAGAACTGCAAGCACTATTACTGACCGTAACGAAGGATCCGGCCATTGTGAGCGATCAAAGTTTTGCACGAAAAATAAAGACATTGCCTTTCATTCAGGCGGTTCCTGGTGAAAAGACACAGAGAACATCGAAATCGCCGGCTCAGTTGTATGAGTTTATCGATATGGATGTTATGAAACCCATTTACACAGCGAGATATTAA
- a CDS encoding CotZ-related putative spore coat protein, producing MPNWMMDRLKEIDTVNQQAMNPFECQTAVPFMLVGRDGTPFTVFGFSRGCFFKSRFFTVHSIHGGELCVVLEVLAPCDCNGHLFRTKAKVVVNSNRFCGLTLVDVPVFDYLQVSYVVTDQLCLPFMLCKKDVPKTIYRLDGKEQLHAETVSVHYTGTDPQVELTLYTKEKSIRLQVPKDEFRSLTVCQLQSIEIATPVDVVKGMIELQLHFCEKKKLYF from the coding sequence TTGCCCAATTGGATGATGGATCGATTAAAGGAAATCGACACGGTGAATCAGCAAGCGATGAACCCATTCGAATGTCAGACTGCCGTACCATTTATGTTAGTGGGAAGAGACGGCACACCCTTTACGGTATTCGGTTTTTCAAGGGGATGTTTTTTTAAGTCGAGGTTCTTTACTGTGCATTCTATTCATGGTGGAGAGCTGTGCGTAGTATTGGAAGTGCTGGCACCTTGCGATTGTAACGGGCATTTGTTTCGCACGAAGGCAAAAGTGGTTGTCAATTCGAATCGTTTTTGTGGGCTTACTCTTGTAGATGTACCGGTATTTGATTACTTACAAGTATCCTATGTGGTAACCGATCAGCTTTGCTTACCATTTATGTTATGTAAAAAAGATGTACCGAAAACGATATACAGACTAGACGGAAAAGAACAATTGCATGCGGAGACCGTTAGTGTTCATTACACGGGAACAGATCCGCAGGTAGAGCTAACTCTCTATACAAAAGAAAAGTCTATTCGCTTACAAGTGCCAAAAGATGAGTTTAGGTCGTTGACTGTCTGTCAGTTACAATCGATTGAAATAGCTACGCCGGTGGATGTAGTGAAAGGAATGATTGAATTGCAACTTCATTTTTGTGAAAAAAAGAAGCTATATTTTTAA
- a CDS encoding FAD-binding oxidoreductase has translation MKGKTILTGRIVLPGAPDYDQARMDYNSRFTKYPLVIVFCQCIEDVLNAVKWSRENDIPLRARSGRHSFEAFSLVDKGIIIDMSEMTKVHVDKEKGIAKVQTGIPLGDLYTELFRYGVTIPAGTAPDVGVAGLTLGGGIGFLHRIWGLTIDNLLEVEMVVTSGAQGAKVIKANDCINRDLFWALLGGGGGNFGIATTFVFKVHPIRNVSIYEIKWDWKDIETVFRTWQNWAPFTCRRLTTDITLGSKLNGTITSTGQLLGTKKELKDLLKPLLKAGTPTEVMLKTVPFNEAVKFFAEPDSLEFHKFKNTGAFAYCRLPSEGIETMIEFLRNAPNCHSDVWGQSLGGAVSDVAPSETAYYYRDAKYILEFATTWDTDQEELDNLSWVNDFRKALLPYMKGNYVNFPDLSIKDWECTYYGNNINRLMKIKRQYDPCNVFNFPLSIPLK, from the coding sequence TAGTATTACCTGGTGCTCCTGATTATGATCAAGCACGCATGGATTACAATTCTCGATTTACTAAGTACCCACTTGTGATTGTGTTTTGTCAATGTATTGAAGATGTCTTGAATGCAGTGAAATGGTCACGAGAAAACGACATTCCACTACGTGCAAGAAGCGGCAGACATAGCTTTGAAGCTTTTTCATTAGTAGATAAAGGGATCATTATTGATATGAGTGAAATGACAAAGGTGCATGTTGATAAAGAAAAAGGAATTGCTAAAGTACAAACGGGGATTCCGCTGGGCGACCTTTATACAGAGCTATTTCGGTATGGTGTAACCATTCCAGCGGGTACGGCGCCAGATGTTGGTGTCGCTGGGTTAACACTTGGTGGCGGAATCGGTTTTTTACACCGGATATGGGGGCTGACCATCGACAATCTGCTAGAAGTTGAAATGGTTGTCACTTCGGGAGCACAAGGCGCAAAAGTCATTAAAGCGAATGACTGTATAAACCGTGATCTCTTCTGGGCTTTGCTTGGCGGAGGCGGGGGGAACTTTGGCATCGCTACAACCTTTGTTTTTAAGGTACATCCGATTCGCAATGTTTCTATTTACGAGATTAAATGGGATTGGAAAGATATCGAAACCGTCTTCCGAACCTGGCAAAACTGGGCACCTTTTACATGCAGAAGACTTACCACCGATATTACACTCGGTTCAAAATTAAATGGTACCATCACCTCCACTGGCCAACTACTAGGCACTAAGAAAGAGTTAAAGGATTTATTAAAACCGCTACTTAAAGCTGGAACACCGACGGAAGTAATGCTGAAAACTGTACCGTTTAACGAAGCTGTAAAGTTTTTTGCAGAACCCGATTCGCTAGAGTTTCACAAATTCAAAAATACAGGTGCTTTTGCATACTGCAGATTACCATCAGAGGGAATTGAAACGATGATAGAATTTTTGAGGAATGCACCGAATTGTCATTCTGATGTATGGGGACAGAGTTTGGGCGGGGCGGTAAGTGATGTGGCGCCATCTGAAACGGCTTACTACTACCGAGACGCGAAGTATATTTTAGAGTTTGCAACAACATGGGATACGGATCAAGAAGAATTGGATAATCTGAGCTGGGTGAATGATTTTCGAAAAGCTTTGCTCCCCTATATGAAAGGCAATTACGTTAACTTTCCGGATCTTTCCATTAAGGACTGGGAATGCACCTACTATGGAAACAATATTAATCGATTAATGAAAATTAAACGCCAGTACGATCCGTGTAACGTGTTCAACTTCCCTTTGAGCATCCCCCTTAAATAA